Proteins encoded by one window of Lathyrus oleraceus cultivar Zhongwan6 chromosome 1, CAAS_Psat_ZW6_1.0, whole genome shotgun sequence:
- the LOC127088932 gene encoding uncharacterized protein LOC127088932, with product MASRSAIFMSNSHSLTNKPKSGSCLCSPTSHPGSFRCSMHKNKPQRSVPNNPFKSSTTSSSSSPSMIVKARSLKTFLLQVIKPSSHDVHRRKNFQPKPTRFCLMNTNRDVVAVS from the coding sequence ATGGCTTCAAGAAGTGCTATTTTCATGTCAAACTCTCATTCTCTCACAAACAAACCAAAATCAGGTTCATGCTTGTGCTCTCCCACTTCACATCCTGGTTCCTTTAGATGCAGCATGCACAAGAACAAGCCCCAACGATCTGTTCCTAACAACCCCTTCAAATCCAGTACTACGTCGTCGTCATCATCGCCATCTATGATTGTTAAAGCTAGATCTTTGAAGACATTTCTCTTGCAAGTTATTAAGCCTTCTAGCCATGATGTTCATAGGAGGAAGAACTTTCAGCCTAAGCCTACTCGGTTTTGTTTGATGAATACTAATAGAGATGTTGTTGCTGTTTCTTGA